One genomic region from Equus asinus isolate D_3611 breed Donkey chromosome 8, EquAss-T2T_v2, whole genome shotgun sequence encodes:
- the LOC106841685 gene encoding mitotic-spindle organizing protein 2B-like isoform X4: MAAPGAGLRPGASPGLEAALQKLALRRKKVLSAEEMELYELAQAAGGAMDPDVFKILLGLLKLNLAPLAVFQMLKSMCAGQRLPSESQAPAAVSLPTSSAPETRDSRELLREPGRQRPSCHPLAWTPLGPGLAEESGQLSFPSQMQISLQDV; encoded by the exons ATGGCGGCTCCGGGCGCCGGACTGAGGCCGGGGGCGTCACCGGGGCTGGAGGCGGCCCTGCAGAAGCTCGCGCTGCGGCGGAAGAAGGTGCTGAGCGCCGAGGAGATGGAGCTGTACGAGCTGGCGCAGGCGGCGGGCGGCGCCATGGACCCCGATGTGTTCAA GATCCTGCTGGGCCTGCTGAAGCTGAACCTGGCGCCCCTCGCCGTCTTCCAGATGCTCAAGTCCATGTGCGCCGGGCAGAGGCTGCCGAGCGAGTCCCAGGCCCCCGCGGCCGTGTCACTGCCCACGTCGAGTGCGCCTGAGACGAGAG ACTCCAGGGAACTGCTCAGAGAGCCGGGCAGGCAGAGGCCTTCCTGCCACCCCCTCGCCTGGACCCCGCTTGGCCCAGGCCTTGCTGAGGAGTCTGGCCAGCTGAGTTTCCCTTCTCAGATGCAG atctccCTCCAGGACGTGTGA
- the LOC106841685 gene encoding mitotic-spindle organizing protein 2B-like isoform X3, whose amino-acid sequence MAAPGAGLRPGASPGLEAALQKLALRRKKVLSAEEMELYELAQAAGGAMDPDVFKILLGLLKLNLAPLAVFQMLKSMCAGQRLPSESQAPAAVSLPTSSAPETRDSRELLREPGRQRPSCHPLAWTPLGPGLAEESGQLSFPSQMQVRSQPGSP is encoded by the exons ATGGCGGCTCCGGGCGCCGGACTGAGGCCGGGGGCGTCACCGGGGCTGGAGGCGGCCCTGCAGAAGCTCGCGCTGCGGCGGAAGAAGGTGCTGAGCGCCGAGGAGATGGAGCTGTACGAGCTGGCGCAGGCGGCGGGCGGCGCCATGGACCCCGATGTGTTCAA GATCCTGCTGGGCCTGCTGAAGCTGAACCTGGCGCCCCTCGCCGTCTTCCAGATGCTCAAGTCCATGTGCGCCGGGCAGAGGCTGCCGAGCGAGTCCCAGGCCCCCGCGGCCGTGTCACTGCCCACGTCGAGTGCGCCTGAGACGAGAG ACTCCAGGGAACTGCTCAGAGAGCCGGGCAGGCAGAGGCCTTCCTGCCACCCCCTCGCCTGGACCCCGCTTGGCCCAGGCCTTGCTGAGGAGTCTGGCCAGCTGAGTTTCCCTTCTCAGATGCAGGTCAGGAGTCAGCCTGGCAGCCCCTGA
- the LOC106841685 gene encoding mitotic-spindle organizing protein 2B-like isoform X5 gives MAAPGAGLRPGASPGLEAALQKLALRRKKVLSAEEMELYELAQAAGGAMDPDVFKILLGLLKLNLAPLAVFQMLKSMCAGQRLPSESQAPAAVSLPTSSAPETRDSRELLREPGRQRPSCHPLAWTPLGPGLAEESGQLSFPSQMQDV, from the exons ATGGCGGCTCCGGGCGCCGGACTGAGGCCGGGGGCGTCACCGGGGCTGGAGGCGGCCCTGCAGAAGCTCGCGCTGCGGCGGAAGAAGGTGCTGAGCGCCGAGGAGATGGAGCTGTACGAGCTGGCGCAGGCGGCGGGCGGCGCCATGGACCCCGATGTGTTCAA GATCCTGCTGGGCCTGCTGAAGCTGAACCTGGCGCCCCTCGCCGTCTTCCAGATGCTCAAGTCCATGTGCGCCGGGCAGAGGCTGCCGAGCGAGTCCCAGGCCCCCGCGGCCGTGTCACTGCCCACGTCGAGTGCGCCTGAGACGAGAG ACTCCAGGGAACTGCTCAGAGAGCCGGGCAGGCAGAGGCCTTCCTGCCACCCCCTCGCCTGGACCCCGCTTGGCCCAGGCCTTGCTGAGGAGTCTGGCCAGCTGAGTTTCCCTTCTCAGATGCAG GACGTGTGA